A single Populus alba chromosome 7, ASM523922v2, whole genome shotgun sequence DNA region contains:
- the LOC118063162 gene encoding phosphoenolpyruvate carboxykinase (ATP) 1, with translation MAANGNGEVAMNGNGAAPARKPKGRLPSITTSDKHHGVCHDMSAPTVKAQTIDELHSLQKKKSAPTTPIKGFQGTFAALSEEERQKQQLQSISASLASLTRETGPKVVRGDPASKNQTSPRVHQQHVAEPTISASDSSLKFTHVLYNLSPAELYEQAIHYEKGSFITSTGALATLSGAKTGRAPRDKRVVKDDVTGEELWWGKGSPNIEMDEHTFLVNRERAVDYLNSLDKVFVNDQFLNWDPENRIKVRIVSARAYHSLFMHNMCIRPTPEELEDFGTPDFTIYNAGQFPCNRYTHYMTSSTSIDLNLARREMVILGTQYAGEMKKGLFSVMHYLMPKRQILSLHSGCNMGKDGDVALFFGLSGTGKTTLSTDPNRYLIGDDEHCWTETGVSNIEGGCYAKCIDLSREKEPDIWNAIKFGTVLENVVFEEHTREVDYADKSVTENTRASYPIEYIPNAKIPCVGPHPKNVILLACDAFGVLPPVSKLNLAQTMYHFISGYTALVAGTEEGVKEPRATFSACFGAAFIMMHPTKYAAMLAEKMQKHGATGWLVNTGWSGGSYGSGNRIKLAYTRKIIDAIHSGSLLKAEYKKTEVFGLEIPTAVEGVPSEILDPVNTWSNKLGYKDTLMKLAGLFKNNFEIFTDHKIGKGSELTGEILAAGPNF, from the exons ATGGCAGCAAACGGGAACGGAGAGGTGGCGATGAATGGGAACGGAGCTGCACCGGCAAGAAAACCGAAGGGACGCCTGCCAAGTATCACCACAAGTGACAAGCATCATGGTGTCTGCCATGATATGAGCGCACCAACCGTGAAGGCCCAGACCATTGACGAGCTCCACTCTCTTCAAAAGAAGAAATCAGCACCCACCACTCCCATCAAAGGGTTTCAGGGTACCTTTGCTGCTCTCTCCGAAGAAGAACGCCAGAAACAGCAGCTCCAGTccatcag TGCATCCTTGGCATCGTTGACGAGAGAAACAGGACCGAAAGTGGTGAGAGGAGACCCTGCCAGCAAGAACCAGACCAGCCCAAGGGTTCACCAGCAACATGTAGCTGAACCCACCATCAGCGCCAGCGACAGCTCCTTGAAGTTCACTCACGTCCTCTACAACCTCTCCCCTGCCG AGCTTTATGAGCAGGCCATACACTATGAGAAAGGGTCCTTCATAACATCAACGGGTGCGTTGGCCACCCTTTCCGGTGCCAAAACTGGTCGGGCTCCGAGAGATAAACGTGTTGTCAAGGATGATGTCACCGGAGAAGAACTTTGGTGGGGAAA GGGTTCACCAAACATTGAAATGGACGAGCATACCTTCTTGGTTAACAGAGAAAGAGCTGTTGATTACTTGAATTCTCTGGACAAG GTCTTCGTGAACGATCAATTCTTGAACTGGGACCCTGAGAACAGAATCAAAGTCCGGATTGTGTCTGCCAGAGCCTACCACTCACTCTTCATGCACAACAT GTGTATCCGGCCCACTCCTGAAGAGCTGGAGGATTTCGGTACTCCGGACTTCACTATATACAATGCAGGCCAGTTCCCCTGTAATCGTTATACACACTACATGACATCCTCTACTAGTATAGATCTGAACCTTGCTAGAAGGGAAATGGTCATCCTCGGTACTCAGTACGCCGGGGAAATGAAGAAGGGTCTGTTCAGTGTAATGCATTATCTCATGCCTAAGCGTCAAATCCTCTCCTTACATTCTGGCTGCAATATGGGAAAAGATGGAGATGTTGCCCTCTTCTTTGGACTGTCAG GTACCGGGAAGACAACTCTGTCTACTGATCCAAACAGATATCTAATCGGAGATGACGAGCATTGCTGGACTGAGACCGGAGTGTCAAATATTGAAGGCGGATGCTACGCCAAATGCATTGATCTCTCAAGGGAGAAGGAGCCTGATATCTGGAATGCTATCAAGTTTGGAACTG TGCTGGAAAACGTGGTGTTCGAGGAGCACACTCGAGAGGTGGATTATGCTGATAAATCTGTTACAG AGAACACTCGAGCATCCTACCCCATCGAGTACATTCCTAATGCGAAGATACCATGTGTTGGTCCGCACCCTAAGAATGTTATCCTTTTGGCATGCGATGCATTTGGTGTCCTCCCACCAGTGAGCAAGCTGAACTTGGCACAGACCATGTATCATTTCATCAGTGGCTATACCGCTTTG GTGGCTGGGACAGAAGAGGGTGTGAAGGAGCCAAGGGCAACATTCTCAGCTTGCTTTGGTGCAGCATTTATAATGATGCACCCTACCAAATATGCAGCTATGCTGGCTGAGAAGATGCAGAAGCATGGTGCAACAGGATGGCTTGTCAACACTGGCTGGTCAGGTGGAAG CTATGGTTCAGGAAACCGTATCAAGTTAGCATACACAAGGAAAATCATTGATGCCATACATTCTGGCAGTCTCTTGAAGGCAGAATACAAGAAAACTGAGGTGTTTGGGCTAGAGATCCCCACCGCGGTTGAGGGAGTGCCCTCTGAAATCCTGGATCCAGTGAACACT TGGTCAAACAAGCTAGGCTACAAGGATACCCTGATGAAGCTGGCAGGTTTGTTCAAGAACAACTTTGAGATATTCACTGATCACAAGATTGGAAAGGGCAGCGAGCTCACAGGAGAGATCCTCGCAGCCGGTCCAAATTTCTAA